From the Argentina anserina chromosome 3, drPotAnse1.1, whole genome shotgun sequence genome, the window TCTTTATTGCATCCATAAAATTGACTGGGTGTATTGCCAATACCCATTTCCAGGTCATTTGCTGAATCTCTAACCATATAATCTGTTAATGTTTCTTCCCAGGATAGACCACTGTTCATAGCTTCATCAGATATATCATTATACCACTCATCATCTCCAACTTCTTTATTCTGTGCATATACTCCCTTACTTCTATTGCCGGTATCAATGTGCCGATCATCTGTTGAATTATGACGTACAGGATCTGATAATTCTTCTACCTCTAATGTATTGATATTCATAGCAGCATCATTACCCTTTTCTTTACACCACTCATCTTCATTGTCAGAAACATCTTCTGATATGCAGGAAGGAAGCTCATCCATGGGGCAAATTTTGACCTTCATCTGTTCTGGAAGGCGTGGACAACCAGCAGCATGCTTGGTATGTTCAGTTGAGAAAAAGTTCACAGTGAGGTTCAAGCTGATGACAAGCAGACAGACACAAAATCCATTCTTTTCAGTAACAGCCACAACGcgtgaaaaaaatataagattATACCTCCCCAAAGTAACAGCAAAATATAATGCATTCATCAACACTAGTCACGAAAGGCGAGAAGAACTATAAAAATGATACCTCTCCCAAGGCGGTAAGGTAAGCATTGTGTATGCAAGTTTGATCTTATTGGCAAATCCTCCAAGGGATTTAAAGTTCGCCGCAGCCTTCCTCACTGCCTTTGATACATATGGGTTCTGCCAGGCCCATTCGAACTGCAAAGGAAACATAGCAGGATCACAAAATTCAATCAATATCAATGTTCAAAACTTTGCTGCCGATCAATATTTACAAGGGACCAAATTGATCCTACTATTGGTGCTAACTCAATCCTAGCCCCCATCAAGCCAAAGGGTTCCTAGTAAACTAGATTTCAGATAACCTACTAAAGACACAATCTTTAAAAGAATCAAAAAACACAAACCCCAATTTGGATTCCAAAGAACACAACGGAACTACCCAAGTTCAATCAAGtcaatgataatatatatagcatCAATAAAGTTAATTACTTTGAGAACCATCTAGCTGATTGATCCCAATTTCTCATTGTAAATCCAAAACAGAAAGAACAAATGAACACACCTGAAGAGCTGAAGTGTTAGTTGGGAAGCCATAAATGCACAAAGCCATCTCCCACGGCCTCTTCTTCTTGGTTCTCCAAGCTCCTCTCCCAATCTCCCCATTGTGCTGCCTTATCCGCCGCCGTGGATTCACCGTGAATCTGCAAACGGGTCCCAGTCATCAGCCCCATTTCTAACCAAAAGTC encodes:
- the LOC126786797 gene encoding uncharacterized protein LOC126786797 isoform X1, producing MRQRRKNASETLPAPEEEEEQSSEGGRFFACYLLTSRCPRFKGHTYIGFTVNPRRRIRQHNGEIGRGAWRTKKKRPWEMALCIYGFPTNTSALQFEWAWQNPYVSKAVRKAAANFKSLGGFANKIKLAYTMLTLPPWESLNLTVNFFSTEHTKHAAGCPRLPEQMKVKICPMDELPSCISEDVSDNEDEWCKEKGNDAAMNINTLEVEELSDPVRHNSTDDRHIDTGNRSKGVYAQNKEVGDDEWYNDISDEAMNSGLSWEETLTDYMVRDSANDLEMGIGNTPSQFYGCNKEAQEETTGEFITSPVRMPYSNVFPSFNTEVSKNIGLFDDSTAKLDQPAREQSPTVIAANDERSPSNCYLRPCNSEVVDLITPSPLCRNGLFGKKSRAPTSYPEIIDLTKSPNFIQL
- the LOC126786797 gene encoding structure-specific endonuclease subunit slx1 isoform X2: MRQRRKNASETLPAPEEEEEQSSEGGRFFACYLLTSRCPRFKGHTYIGFTVNPRRRIRQHNGEIGRGAWRTKKKRPWEMALCIYGFPTNTSALQFEWAWQNPYVSKAVRKAAANFKSLGGFANKIKLAYTMLTLPPWESLNLTVNFFSTEHTKHAAGCPRLPEQMKVKICPMDELPSCISEDVSDNEDEWCKEKDDRHIDTGNRSKGVYAQNKEVGDDEWYNDISDEAMNSGLSWEETLTDYMVRDSANDLEMGIGNTPSQFYGCNKEAQEETTGEFITSPVRMPYSNVFPSFNTEVSKNIGLFDDSTAKLDQPAREQSPTVIAANDERSPSNCYLRPCNSEVVDLITPSPLCRNGLFGKKSRAPTSYPEIIDLTKSPNFIQL